From a region of the Procambarus clarkii isolate CNS0578487 chromosome 2, FALCON_Pclarkii_2.0, whole genome shotgun sequence genome:
- the Ho gene encoding heme oxygenase 1 produces MAAKVEVPFTKQMRDVTREIHNISDTLINAKLGIAMSNDRVWAEGLLIFYEVFQYLEGALERHSHSLIGELDIPGIRRTEAFEKDLSYYLGADWKKDYTPRESVCQYLKHLEKLENENPYLLMAYIYHLYMGLLSGGQILRRKKVLLQKLRFSRKDTLEGMAVTEITDGSVSKIKKQMTEAMNHIAGEIDEDIRQKLLEESKVVFILNNKIVHSIEGAGAIVTVKLIKLGVFGALTVLLFTYLRKLLTG; encoded by the exons ATGGCTGCAAAGGTGGAAGTTCCTTTTACAAAGCAGATGCGAGATGTTACCAGAGAAATCCACAACATTAGTGATACCCTAATAAATGCTAAGCTTGGAATAG CTATGTCAAATGACCGTGTGTGGGCCGAGGGTCTTTTAATATTTTATGAGGTTTTCCAGTACCTTGAAGGGGCTCTTGAACGTCATTCACACAGTCTGATTGGAGAGCTGGATATTCCTGGTATTAGACGTACTGAAGCATTTGAAAAG GATTTGTCATATTATTTGGGTGCTGACTGGAAGAAAGATTATACCCCACGAGAGAGTGTTTGTCAATACCTGAAACATCTAGAAAAGCTAGAAAACGAGAACCCTTACCTCTTGATGGCCTACATTTATCATTTGTACATGGGACTCCTTTCTGGTGGGCAGATATTACGGCGTAAGAAAGTTCTTCTACAAAAGCTCAGGTTCTCTCGCAAG GATACATTGGAGGGAATGGCAGTAACAGAAATCACTGATGGATCAGTGTCCAAGATTAAAAAGCAAATGACAGAAGCCATGAACCACATTGCAGGAGAAATAGATGAAGATATACGACAGAAACTTTTGGAAGAGAGCAAGGTGGTGTTTATTCTCAATAATAAAATTGTTCACTCCATAGAGGGAGCTGGAGCCATTGTTACTGTAAAACTTATCAAACTAGGAGTCTTTGGAGCCTTAACAGTACTACTTTTTACTTATCTTAGAAAATTGTTGACTGGTTAG